A genomic stretch from Setaria viridis chromosome 1, Setaria_viridis_v4.0, whole genome shotgun sequence includes:
- the LOC117841596 gene encoding sodium/calcium exchanger NCL2, which produces MMTVPTRLLSPLLLLLLLAVAGAAVLADGRPVSGGWSLLPEDAGATVLRLPSEAAAEGCEMTYGFLPCTDTALGNLFLVLAYGFLMFKAATYLSAGSELLLEILGPGIVGGLFLPILGALPDAMLILVSGLSGSKEVAQSQVLIGMGLLAGSTVMLLTLLWGSCVVVGKCDLWENSTATDSQDTKRFSLFGSGVSTDVQTSYAARIMAMSVLPFIIVQIPKIFKLHSGHRLTVLVGLIVAVLLVLAYCLYQIFQPWIQRRRLEYARLKHVMSGLLRHAQMHVFGRLLDEDGRPNVPVIEKLFHKIDQDNDGKLERGELQAFIIGVKFEDIDLDSSLAAEQVMADFDTSQNYAIEKAEFVDGILRWLKEAKRSVDSSGAYSKKFLQDFHTRTRDEHNLLLGKDDEDGEAIEYPTWTCFKAISLLLLGTAMAAAFADPLVDAVHNFSNATSIPSFFVSFIAMPFATNSSEAVSAIIFASRKKQRTLSLTFSEVYGGVTMNNTLCLAVFLALVYVRGLTWDFSAEVLVIFLVCTIMGLFTSFRTNFPLWTCFVAYLLYPLSLIIVYVLDFKFGWS; this is translated from the exons ATGATGACCGTGCCGACGCGCCTCCtatcccctctcctcctcctactcctcctcgcggtcgccggcgccgccgtgctcgccgaTGGGCGCCCCGTCTCCGGCGGCTGGAGCCTCCTCCCGGAGGACGCCGGCGCGACGGTCCTCCGGCTcccgtcggaggcggcggcggaggggtgcGAGATGACGTACGGGTTCCTGCCGTGCACCGACACGGCGCTCGGGAACCTCTTCCTCGTCCTGGCGTACGGCTTCCTCATGTTCAAGGCCGCCACCTACCTCTCCGCCGGCAGCGAGCTGCTGCTCGAGATCCTCGGCCCCGGCATCGTCGGGGGcctcttcctccccatcctcggCGCGCTGCCCGACGCCATGCTCATCCTCG TTTCCGGGCTCTCTGGCTCTAAAGAGGTTGCGCAAAGCCAGGTTTTGATTGGAATGGGCCTGCTCGCGGGGTCAACAGTCATGCTTTTGACCCTACTCTGGGGATCTTGTGTTGTTGTTGGCAAATGTGATTTGTGGGAGAATTCAACTGCAACTGATTCTCAGGATACAAAACGCTTCAGTCTTTTTG GCTCTGGTGTTTCTACTGATGTGCAGACCAGCTATGCAGCAAGAATCATGGCGATGTCTGTTCTCCCCTTTATCATTGTTCAGATCCCCAAAATTTTTAAGCTCCATTCCGGTCATCGTTTAACAGTCCTGGTTGGACTTATTGTTGCAGTTCTACTTGTGCTTGCTTATTGCCTATATCAG ATCTTTCAGCCATGGATCCAGAGGAGAAGATTAGAGTATGCAAGACTAAAGCACGTAATGTCTGGACTTCTAAGACATGCTCAGATGCATGTGTTTGGCCGCCTTCTTGATGAAGATGGAAGACCGAATGTTCCTGTAATCGAGAA GTTGTTCCATAAGATTGATCAGGACAATGATGGTAAACTAGAACGTGGCGAACTACAAGCTTTCATTATTGGTGTTAAGTTTGAAGATATTGACTTGGATAGTAGCCTAGCTGCAGAGCAAGTCATGGCAGACTTTGATACATCACAGAATTATGCCATTGAAAAGGCCGAGTTTGTTGACGGGATCTTGAGATGGCTCAAAGAAGCTAAACGTTCTGTTGATTCCTCTGGTGCCTACTCAAAAAAGTTTTTGCAAGATTTTCATACG AGAACTAGGGATGAACACAATCTGCTGCTTGGcaaggatgatgaagatggtgaggCCATTGAATATCCAACCTGGACATGCTTCAAGGCCATttcactgctgctgctgggaaCTGCAATGGCAGCAGCATTTGCTGATCCACTTGTGGACGCTGTGCACAATTTTTCAAATGCGACTAGTATTCCTTCGTTCTTCGTTTCCTTCATTGCAATGCCCTTCGCAACTAACTCCAGCGAGGCTGTCTCTGCAATTATATTTGCTAGCCGAAAGAAGCAGAGGACTCTGTCACTTACATTCTCTGAG GTCTACGGTGGGGTGACCATGAACAACACGCTCTGCTTGGCCGTGTTCCTGGCCCTCGTTTACGTTCGGGGTTTGACCTGGGATTTCTCCGCGGAGGTCCTCGTCATCTTCCTTGTCTGCACCATAATGGGGCTCTTCACCAGCTTCCGGACCAATTTCCCGCTCTGGACGTGTTTCGTGGCTTATCTGCTGTATCCGTTGTCGCTCATCATCGTCTACGTCCTCGACTTCAAGTTTGGCTGGTCCTAG